One segment of Acidimicrobiales bacterium DNA contains the following:
- a CDS encoding biliverdin-producing heme oxygenase has protein sequence MTTTSGTTTEQPFSEAVKQASWEVHEHAEQSPFMQALLGGHLDAAGFAALVAQYHAVYVELERVGALLVDDPVAGPFIAPELLRVPALEADLLALLGPDWPAQAVATPATEAYRARLAEVASWPGGFVAHHYVRYMGDLSGGQVIRRVVERTYDIDTHGGTSFYVFDEIDDLRAFKARYRDRLDAVPWSAAERAAVIDEVVAAYDLNSAVLRSLT, from the coding sequence GTGACGACGACATCGGGAACGACGACGGAGCAGCCCTTCTCGGAGGCCGTGAAGCAGGCGAGCTGGGAGGTCCACGAGCACGCGGAGCAGTCCCCCTTCATGCAGGCCCTCCTCGGGGGACACCTCGACGCCGCCGGCTTCGCCGCCCTCGTCGCGCAGTACCACGCGGTCTACGTCGAACTCGAGAGGGTGGGCGCGCTGCTGGTCGACGATCCGGTCGCCGGCCCGTTCATCGCCCCGGAGCTCCTGCGGGTCCCCGCGCTGGAGGCCGATCTGCTCGCCCTGCTCGGCCCCGACTGGCCCGCGCAGGCGGTCGCGACCCCTGCCACGGAGGCGTACCGGGCGCGGCTGGCAGAGGTCGCATCGTGGCCGGGGGGATTCGTGGCCCACCACTACGTGCGCTACATGGGTGACCTCTCGGGCGGTCAGGTCATCCGTCGGGTCGTCGAGCGCACCTACGACATCGACACCCACGGGGGAACGAGCTTCTACGTCTTCGACGAGATCGACGACCTGCGGGCGTTCAAGGCTCGCTACCGCGACCGCCTCGATGCCGTGCCCTGGTCGGCCGCGGAGCGCGCGGCGGTGATCGACGAGGTCGTGGCCGCCTACGACCTCAACAGCGCCGTGCTCCGGTCGCTCACCTGA
- a CDS encoding TetR/AcrR family transcriptional regulator, whose product MTPSAEQRQATKDRLFDAFASLVHERGYDAVSLADVAERAGIGRTSAYNYFADKDALVVAFVGQETLGYMDALRRTLDGLEDPVERLRAFIDAQLRHRAHSRLPAGPDLRLALAPPTYARVSQHAAALDGLLRGMLADASTEGLLPPGDVARLVPLVTACLARADTEGADEDAIADAVEVTTTFVLRALGVRLGPDGRARRVDAG is encoded by the coding sequence GTGACGCCGAGCGCCGAGCAGCGCCAGGCGACCAAGGACCGCCTGTTCGACGCCTTCGCGTCGCTCGTGCACGAACGGGGCTACGACGCGGTGTCCCTCGCTGACGTCGCCGAGCGGGCCGGTATCGGACGCACGTCGGCGTACAACTACTTCGCCGACAAGGACGCCCTCGTCGTGGCCTTCGTCGGCCAGGAGACCCTCGGCTACATGGACGCGCTGCGCCGGACGCTCGACGGGCTCGAGGACCCGGTCGAGCGGCTCCGGGCCTTCATCGACGCCCAGCTCCGCCATCGCGCCCACTCCCGTCTGCCCGCCGGTCCGGACCTGCGCCTGGCGCTCGCCCCGCCGACCTACGCGCGGGTCTCCCAGCACGCCGCCGCGCTGGACGGGCTGCTGCGCGGGATGCTCGCCGACGCGTCGACAGAGGGTCTCCTGCCCCCGGGCGACGTCGCCCGGTTGGTGCCGCTGGTGACGGCGTGCCTCGCCCGCGCCGACACCGAAGGCGCCGACGAGGACGCCATCGCCGATGCGGTCGAGGTGACCACCACGTTCGTGCTGCGGGCGCTCGGGGTGCGCCTCGGCCCGGACGGCAGGGCCCGGCGCGTGGACGCCGGCTGA
- the argS gene encoding arginine--tRNA ligase: protein MIRDQLADALRVALSTLEVTPMPATVTLERPARREHGDWSSNVALTVAKKAGWNPRELAGRIAEILDAGLPDHVTAVEVAGPGFVNFRLADSWLHDVLADVVEAGVDHYARVDVGGGARVLVEFVSANPTGPLHAGHGRGAAYGDSLARVLERTGHVVSRENYLNDRGTQMQLFVASLAARQRGEDPPEGGYQGQYIVDWAAEIPEGADLLEWGEARAVEDHRETLQRMNVHFDTWFSERSMVASGAIGTTLDDLRERGVVYDHDGAVWLRSTDFGDDKDRVLVKSDGEYTYLLPDIAYHRDKYARGHDLLIDVWGADHHGYVPRMKAAMQALGHDPDELECAIIQLVNLLRGGEPVRFSKRAGDIVELSDVLDEVGADSARLTYLLQSIDSTQTFDYDLVKSRAMDNPVFYVQMAYARIRSIERVAVERDVVRVPFAAVDRSLLDHPRELEILRVLSELPDTVVSAAADRAPHRVTTWVRELAGAVHGFYHDCYVLGEGVEPELTQARLWLVEAAAVGLAIGLDLLGVSAPEQM from the coding sequence GTGATCCGCGATCAGCTCGCCGACGCCCTTCGCGTCGCGCTCTCGACCCTCGAGGTCACCCCGATGCCGGCGACGGTGACCCTCGAGCGGCCGGCGCGGCGCGAGCACGGCGACTGGTCGTCGAACGTGGCCCTGACCGTCGCCAAGAAGGCGGGGTGGAACCCCCGCGAGCTCGCAGGGCGCATCGCCGAGATCCTCGACGCCGGCCTCCCCGACCACGTCACCGCCGTCGAGGTCGCCGGCCCGGGGTTCGTGAACTTCCGACTGGCCGACTCCTGGCTGCACGACGTGCTCGCCGACGTGGTCGAGGCCGGCGTGGACCACTACGCCCGGGTCGACGTCGGTGGTGGGGCCCGCGTCCTCGTCGAGTTCGTGAGCGCCAACCCCACCGGGCCGCTGCACGCCGGGCACGGTCGGGGCGCCGCCTACGGCGACTCGTTGGCCAGGGTGCTCGAGCGCACCGGCCACGTGGTGAGCCGGGAGAACTACCTCAACGACCGCGGCACGCAGATGCAGCTGTTCGTGGCGTCGCTGGCCGCCCGCCAGCGGGGGGAGGATCCCCCGGAAGGCGGCTACCAGGGCCAGTACATCGTCGACTGGGCCGCCGAGATCCCCGAGGGCGCCGATCTGCTCGAGTGGGGCGAGGCCCGGGCGGTCGAGGACCACCGCGAGACGCTGCAGCGGATGAACGTGCACTTCGACACCTGGTTCAGCGAGCGCTCGATGGTGGCCTCCGGCGCCATCGGCACCACCCTCGACGACCTCCGCGAGCGTGGGGTGGTGTACGACCACGACGGAGCGGTGTGGTTGCGCTCGACCGACTTCGGCGACGACAAGGACCGGGTGCTCGTCAAGAGCGACGGCGAGTACACCTACCTGCTCCCCGACATTGCCTACCACCGTGACAAGTACGCCCGGGGTCACGACCTGTTGATCGACGTGTGGGGCGCCGACCACCACGGCTACGTCCCCCGCATGAAGGCCGCCATGCAGGCGCTGGGCCACGATCCCGACGAGCTCGAGTGCGCCATCATCCAGCTCGTCAACCTCCTCCGGGGCGGCGAACCGGTGAGGTTCTCCAAGCGGGCCGGCGACATCGTCGAGCTGTCGGACGTCCTCGACGAAGTGGGGGCCGATTCCGCACGGCTCACCTACCTGCTCCAGTCGATCGACTCCACCCAGACCTTCGACTACGACCTCGTCAAGAGCCGGGCCATGGACAACCCGGTCTTCTACGTGCAGATGGCCTACGCCCGCATCCGCTCGATCGAGCGGGTGGCGGTCGAGCGCGACGTGGTGAGGGTGCCCTTCGCCGCCGTCGACCGCTCCCTGCTCGACCACCCCCGCGAGCTCGAGATCCTCAGGGTGCTCTCCGAGCTCCCGGACACCGTCGTCTCGGCGGCCGCCGACCGCGCGCCGCACCGGGTGACCACCTGGGTCAGGGAGCTGGCCGGCGCGGTGCACGGCTTCTACCACGACTGCTACGTGCTGGGGGAGGGCGTCGAGCCCGAGCTCACCCAGGCCCGCCTCTGGCTCGTGGAAGCGGCCGCGGTGGGCCTCGCGATCGGGCTCGACCTCCTCGGCGTGAGCGCACCGGAACAGATGTGA
- a CDS encoding heme ABC transporter ATP-binding protein, producing the protein MSDVTVALGGRTVLDGVELGVTTGELVAIVGPNGAGKSTLLAVLAGDRRPEGGRVVLDGRPVEEWRPLDLARRRAVMLQDAGVAFPFRVDEVIRMGRSPWRETRFEDDDDREVAAAMVATDVAHLAGRAVPTLSGGERARVALARTLAQRTTLILLDEPTAALDLHHQELAMGLLRARVDAGDAAVVVLHDLTAAAAFADRVVIVADGGVVAAGTPGEVLRGECLTAVYRQEIAVACLDDGSVVVVPRRRRPAGVAGSDIL; encoded by the coding sequence ATGAGCGATGTCACGGTGGCCCTCGGCGGTCGGACGGTGCTCGACGGCGTCGAGCTGGGCGTGACGACGGGTGAGCTGGTGGCCATCGTCGGTCCGAACGGGGCAGGGAAGTCCACGCTGCTCGCCGTGCTCGCCGGGGACCGGCGCCCCGAGGGCGGCCGGGTCGTGCTCGACGGACGCCCGGTGGAGGAGTGGCGTCCGCTCGACCTGGCGCGCCGTCGTGCGGTGATGCTCCAGGACGCCGGCGTGGCCTTCCCCTTCCGGGTGGACGAGGTGATCCGCATGGGCCGGAGCCCGTGGCGCGAGACACGGTTCGAGGACGACGACGACCGGGAGGTGGCGGCGGCGATGGTGGCCACCGACGTCGCCCATCTGGCCGGTCGTGCCGTGCCGACCCTGTCGGGGGGGGAGCGCGCCAGGGTGGCGCTGGCGCGCACCCTCGCCCAGCGGACCACGCTCATCCTGCTCGACGAGCCCACCGCCGCGCTCGACCTCCACCACCAGGAGCTGGCCATGGGCCTGCTCCGGGCCCGGGTCGACGCCGGCGACGCCGCCGTGGTCGTACTGCACGACCTCACCGCCGCAGCCGCCTTCGCCGATCGGGTGGTCATCGTGGCCGATGGTGGGGTGGTCGCCGCCGGAACGCCGGGCGAGGTGCTCCGGGGCGAGTGCTTGACGGCCGTGTACCGACAGGAGATCGCCGTCGCCTGCCTCGACGACGGGTCCGTGGTGGTGGTGCCTCGGCGACGACGACCAGCCGGAGTTGCGGGTTCTGACATCTTGTAG
- a CDS encoding HtaA domain-containing protein, with protein MHVITARRSSAGRRRRIAPVSAVLVALLLLALGAPARAEGGSSPEAGSKSAAVLAPALQVNRTVDLARAGETITVTGTGFDPTANVGTRPPFAGQPAGIYVVFGKFLDDWRPSNGAPSTARRQISTKWAVPTTSTSSVPLPPGQRVDLAPDGSFTATLDASLLESEPGNYGVYTFAAGGPANPSHELVVPVSFAPEPPPADPLDPVNPVDPVDPVDPVDPVDPVDPTDPTDPVDPVDPVDPVDPTAPTAPGTAPPAGPLQVIGGHLDWGVKTSFRSYITGGIAQGAVTVGGGATDGGTTFRFPAEGGEVSPDGGIASAGFAGTVRFSGHGGLLDLELSDLRVDLGTGTGRLQADVRSVPLTGSPVAVPAAIAATPIVYDDVVLAELVVRAGATRVGTTVTWAEVGATLTEAGSPAFSGFYEAGSDLDALTVVLELDGVAAVPEATGEPVAPSRAGPVPTGATPVVVAGTLPFTGSSTGPLLGAALALLVTGAGLVILGSRRRRTPA; from the coding sequence ATGCACGTCATCACCGCTCGTCGCTCATCGGCTGGGCGTCGGCGCCGGATCGCACCCGTCAGCGCCGTCCTGGTGGCGCTGCTCCTGCTGGCCCTCGGCGCTCCCGCCAGGGCGGAGGGGGGGTCGTCCCCGGAGGCAGGGTCGAAGTCGGCCGCCGTGCTCGCGCCGGCGCTCCAGGTGAATCGCACCGTCGACCTCGCCCGTGCCGGCGAGACGATCACCGTCACCGGCACCGGCTTCGACCCGACCGCCAACGTGGGCACCCGCCCGCCGTTCGCCGGGCAGCCGGCAGGGATCTACGTGGTGTTCGGCAAGTTCCTCGACGACTGGCGACCCTCGAACGGCGCGCCTTCCACGGCACGACGTCAGATCTCGACGAAGTGGGCCGTCCCCACGACCTCGACCTCGAGCGTCCCGCTCCCGCCCGGCCAGCGCGTCGATCTGGCCCCCGACGGCTCCTTCACCGCCACCCTCGACGCGTCGCTCCTGGAGTCCGAGCCCGGGAACTACGGCGTCTACACGTTCGCCGCCGGCGGGCCCGCCAACCCGAGCCACGAGCTCGTCGTCCCTGTCTCGTTCGCGCCCGAGCCGCCGCCCGCGGATCCGCTCGACCCCGTGAACCCCGTCGATCCGGTCGACCCGGTGGACCCCGTGGACCCTGTCGATCCGGTCGACCCGACGGATCCCACCGATCCCGTCGATCCCGTCGATCCCGTCGATCCCGTCGATCCGACTGCCCCGACCGCCCCGGGGACGGCGCCTCCCGCCGGCCCACTGCAGGTGATCGGAGGGCACCTCGACTGGGGCGTCAAGACGTCGTTTCGCAGCTACATCACCGGAGGGATCGCCCAGGGCGCGGTGACGGTCGGCGGGGGCGCGACCGACGGCGGGACGACCTTCCGCTTCCCCGCGGAGGGCGGCGAGGTGTCGCCCGACGGCGGGATCGCCTCGGCCGGCTTCGCCGGCACCGTCCGCTTCTCCGGTCACGGAGGGCTCCTCGACCTCGAGCTCTCCGATCTCCGGGTCGACCTGGGGACGGGCACCGGCCGGTTGCAGGCCGACGTCAGGTCGGTTCCGCTCACGGGATCGCCGGTCGCCGTCCCGGCGGCCATCGCGGCGACCCCGATCGTCTACGACGACGTCGTGCTGGCCGAGCTCGTCGTCCGGGCCGGGGCCACCCGTGTCGGCACCACCGTCACGTGGGCCGAGGTGGGCGCGACCCTCACCGAAGCAGGCTCGCCGGCCTTCTCCGGCTTCTACGAGGCCGGCTCGGATCTCGACGCCCTCACGGTCGTCCTCGAGCTCGACGGCGTCGCCGCGGTCCCCGAGGCCACCGGGGAGCCGGTCGCCCCGAGCCGCGCCGGCCCGGTTCCGACGGGCGCCACCCCGGTCGTCGTGGCCGGCACGTTGCCGTTCACGGGCTCGTCCACGGGGCCACTCCTCGGCGCGGCCCTCGCTCTCCTCGTCACCGGAGCGGGACTGGTGATCCTCGGGTCCCGGCGACGCCGCACCCCCGCCTGA
- the lysA gene encoding diaminopimelate decarboxylase: MSRLPFSLLPDTAEVGPDGRLLVGGCDTLELAARFGTPLFVYDEATLRARCREAVAAFGPGVNYATKAFLCVAMAALAVEEGCNLDVSTGGEYHVARVAGVPPDRLVLHGNNKSADELRRALDEGVGRVIVDSFDEIDRIEALVSEGHPAPRVLLRVTPGVEAHTHEFVRTGQDDSKFGFGLASGDAERAVARVAASPAFDLRGFHAHIGSQVFDARFFEMAVEALAPFVRRHDLPELSVGGGLGVAYVEGESAPGIAEWGAAVHRAVGAAGITAAVTAEPGRALVARAGLTLYTVGTIKEIPGIRTYVSVDGGMSDNPRPVLYGSGYEVFSPGAVEADRSRRVTLVGKHCESGDVIVRDALVPEDLAVGDVVATPVTGAYGHSMGSNYNKVPRPAVVFVADGVARLVVRRETMADLVALDVT, from the coding sequence GTGAGCCGGCTCCCCTTCTCGTTGCTGCCCGACACCGCCGAGGTCGGGCCCGACGGCCGGCTCCTCGTCGGCGGGTGCGACACCCTCGAGCTGGCGGCGCGGTTCGGCACACCGCTGTTCGTCTACGACGAGGCGACGTTGCGGGCGCGGTGCCGCGAGGCGGTGGCGGCGTTCGGCCCGGGGGTCAACTACGCCACCAAGGCCTTCCTGTGCGTTGCCATGGCCGCGCTGGCCGTCGAGGAGGGGTGCAACCTCGACGTCTCCACGGGGGGCGAGTACCACGTGGCCCGGGTGGCCGGGGTCCCACCGGACCGCCTGGTGCTCCACGGCAACAACAAGAGCGCCGACGAGCTCCGCCGCGCGCTCGACGAAGGTGTCGGGCGGGTCATCGTCGACTCGTTCGACGAGATCGACCGGATCGAGGCCCTCGTCAGCGAGGGTCACCCCGCCCCCCGGGTGCTGCTGCGGGTGACGCCGGGGGTGGAGGCCCACACCCACGAGTTCGTGCGGACCGGTCAGGACGACTCCAAGTTCGGCTTCGGCCTGGCGTCGGGCGACGCCGAGCGGGCGGTGGCCCGCGTGGCCGCGTCGCCGGCGTTCGACCTGCGGGGGTTCCACGCCCACATCGGCTCACAGGTCTTCGACGCCCGCTTCTTCGAGATGGCCGTCGAGGCGCTCGCCCCGTTCGTACGCCGCCACGACCTGCCCGAGCTGTCCGTCGGCGGAGGTCTCGGTGTCGCCTACGTCGAGGGGGAGTCGGCCCCCGGGATCGCCGAGTGGGGGGCGGCGGTGCACCGCGCCGTCGGCGCGGCGGGTATCACCGCGGCGGTGACCGCCGAGCCCGGCCGGGCGCTCGTGGCCCGCGCCGGGCTGACCCTCTACACCGTCGGCACGATCAAGGAGATCCCGGGGATCCGCACGTACGTGTCGGTCGACGGGGGGATGAGCGACAACCCCCGCCCGGTGCTGTACGGCAGCGGGTACGAGGTGTTCTCCCCCGGAGCGGTCGAGGCCGACCGCTCCCGGAGGGTGACCCTGGTGGGCAAGCACTGCGAGTCCGGCGACGTCATCGTCCGTGACGCCCTGGTGCCGGAGGACCTCGCCGTCGGCGACGTCGTCGCCACACCGGTCACGGGCGCGTACGGCCACTCGATGGGGTCGAACTACAACAAGGTCCCGAGGCCGGCGGTGGTCTTCGTGGCCGACGGCGTCGCCCGCCTCGTGGTGCGCCGCGAGACGATGGCCGACCTCGTGGCGCTCGACGTGACCTGA
- a CDS encoding ABC transporter substrate-binding protein: protein MTPKVPTRVARRGLAAGLAAVVLALAGCGHDGATGAPEAATAPVSSLAEAPVPQLPAIVTSADGASVTVTDASRILPLWGNLAEIVVALGLGDALVGRDESATFAGADGLPVVTDGHDVSAEAVLSLQPTVVLAQTDTGPPEALDQVRAAGVPVVVLDAPTSLGDIGPRTRTVAAALGVPEAGERVVADLEDRIAAVAESVPEGRDRPRVAFLYVRGSAGVYLLGGPGSGADAMIEAAGGDDAGTEIGLSRPFTPLTSEALVEAAPDVVLVTRSGLDSVGGIDGLAALPGIAQTPAGTDRRIVALDDGVLYSFGTRTPLALAELSRGIHDTDEVPR, encoded by the coding sequence ATGACCCCGAAGGTGCCCACCCGGGTCGCACGGCGCGGTCTGGCCGCAGGCCTCGCCGCCGTCGTCCTCGCGCTGGCCGGGTGCGGGCACGACGGCGCGACCGGTGCCCCCGAAGCCGCCACCGCCCCGGTGTCCAGCCTGGCGGAGGCCCCCGTGCCCCAGCTGCCGGCCATCGTCACCTCCGCCGACGGAGCGTCGGTGACGGTCACCGACGCCTCCCGGATCCTCCCGCTGTGGGGAAACCTTGCCGAGATCGTCGTCGCGCTCGGCCTCGGTGACGCCCTCGTGGGGCGGGACGAGTCGGCCACCTTCGCCGGCGCCGACGGGCTCCCGGTGGTGACCGACGGTCACGACGTGTCCGCCGAGGCGGTCCTGTCGTTGCAGCCGACCGTGGTGCTGGCCCAGACGGACACCGGTCCCCCGGAGGCCTTGGACCAGGTGCGCGCCGCGGGAGTTCCCGTCGTCGTGCTCGACGCCCCCACGAGTCTCGGTGACATCGGACCGAGGACCCGCACCGTCGCCGCCGCGCTCGGCGTGCCCGAGGCCGGCGAGCGGGTGGTCGCCGATCTCGAGGACCGGATCGCCGCGGTCGCCGAGTCGGTCCCGGAGGGACGGGACCGGCCCCGCGTCGCCTTCCTCTACGTCCGCGGCTCGGCAGGGGTGTACCTGCTCGGCGGCCCGGGGTCGGGGGCCGACGCCATGATCGAGGCGGCCGGTGGCGACGACGCCGGCACGGAGATCGGGTTGTCGAGGCCCTTCACGCCCCTGACGAGCGAGGCGCTGGTGGAGGCGGCCCCCGACGTGGTGCTCGTGACGCGGTCCGGCCTCGACTCGGTCGGAGGGATCGACGGCCTGGCCGCCCTCCCGGGCATCGCCCAGACCCCGGCCGGGACCGATCGGCGCATCGTGGCGCTCGACGATGGGGTGCTCTACAGCTTCGGCACCCGCACGCCGCTCGCGCTGGCCGAGCTGTCCCGCGGGATCCACGACACCGACGAGGTGCCGCGGTGA
- a CDS encoding iron ABC transporter permease, whose translation MTDTDASVGAPSSPRGPGLGSSRPPAPPSELERVAELGRPVLRAPVLIGVLVVALVVLIVLAGAIGAYAIPPLDVVVSVLERTGVSIGTAPTGTAESVLWEIRFPRVALAVVVGAALGCAGAAMQGTFANPLAEPGVVGVSAGAALGAVAAIVVGFTLLGLWSLSVAAFLGGLVTVVAVYLAARSEGRTEVVTLILTGVAVNALAGAVIGLLMYVSTDAELRSITFWQLGSVAQATWPKVAAVAPLAVVGIVMAVGHARGLDLLALGERPARHLGVDVERLRVRMMVIVAVLTAAAVAVSGIVLFVGLVVPHLVRMLAGPGHRALLVASALGGSVVVVAADLVARTVVAPAEIPLGVLTALLGTPFFFWLLRRTRARQGGWA comes from the coding sequence GTGACCGACACCGACGCCTCGGTGGGGGCGCCGTCCTCGCCGAGGGGGCCGGGGCTGGGCTCGAGCCGGCCGCCCGCCCCGCCGAGCGAGCTCGAGCGCGTCGCCGAGCTCGGCCGCCCGGTGCTGCGGGCTCCCGTCCTGATCGGCGTCCTGGTCGTTGCGCTCGTCGTGTTGATCGTGCTCGCAGGGGCCATCGGCGCGTACGCCATCCCCCCGTTGGACGTCGTCGTCTCGGTGCTCGAACGGACTGGGGTGAGCATCGGCACCGCCCCCACGGGCACCGCGGAGTCGGTGCTCTGGGAGATCCGGTTCCCGCGGGTGGCCCTGGCCGTCGTCGTCGGTGCGGCCCTCGGCTGCGCCGGGGCCGCCATGCAGGGAACGTTCGCCAACCCGCTCGCCGAGCCGGGGGTGGTCGGGGTCTCGGCGGGCGCGGCGCTCGGTGCCGTGGCCGCCATCGTGGTCGGGTTCACCCTGCTCGGATTGTGGAGCCTGAGCGTGGCGGCGTTCCTCGGGGGTCTGGTCACCGTCGTCGCGGTCTACCTCGCGGCGCGCTCGGAGGGCCGGACCGAGGTCGTCACCCTCATCCTCACCGGTGTCGCCGTCAACGCCCTGGCCGGGGCGGTCATCGGCCTCCTCATGTACGTGTCGACCGATGCCGAGCTGCGCAGCATCACCTTCTGGCAGCTCGGCAGCGTCGCACAGGCGACGTGGCCCAAGGTCGCGGCGGTCGCACCGTTGGCCGTCGTGGGCATCGTCATGGCCGTCGGCCACGCACGGGGTCTCGACCTCCTGGCGCTCGGTGAGCGACCCGCTCGTCACCTCGGCGTGGACGTCGAGCGGCTCCGGGTGCGGATGATGGTGATCGTGGCCGTGCTCACCGCGGCCGCGGTCGCCGTGTCCGGGATCGTGCTGTTCGTGGGCCTCGTCGTGCCCCACCTCGTGCGGATGCTGGCCGGCCCGGGCCACCGTGCCCTGCTCGTCGCGTCGGCGCTCGGCGGGTCGGTCGTCGTGGTCGCCGCCGACCTGGTGGCCCGTACCGTGGTGGCCCCTGCCGAGATCCCACTCGGCGTGCTCACCGCTCTGCTCGGCACCCCGTTCTTCTTCTGGTTGCTCCGGCGGACGCGGGCGCGTCAGGGGGGGTGGGCGTGA
- a CDS encoding sulfite exporter TauE/SafE family protein, whose protein sequence is MSPGLVVGAALLVAVAATVQTMTGFGFALMAVPVLSLVVPPESAVVLSASLGLLTSTGQAVSERHHGDRPTIRRMVLGGLVGAPLGLAVLLVVSERQLRILLVAVIAVFLVVNVRGIRLRRAGPGVDLGAGAVSGALNTALATNGPPLVMALHVRHLAPPVFRGTLSAVLALQGALTVALFALTGRYDRDVVVLFLASLPGLALGFAVGVRHRRRIAPDRFRGLVVVLLAVTGVVALVGLVVG, encoded by the coding sequence ATGAGCCCCGGCCTGGTCGTGGGAGCCGCGCTGCTGGTCGCCGTGGCGGCCACGGTGCAGACGATGACCGGCTTCGGGTTCGCGCTGATGGCCGTTCCGGTGCTCTCCCTCGTCGTCCCCCCGGAGTCGGCGGTGGTGCTGTCGGCGTCGTTGGGACTGTTGACGTCGACCGGCCAGGCCGTCAGCGAACGCCATCACGGTGACCGCCCGACGATCCGACGGATGGTGCTGGGCGGCCTCGTCGGGGCTCCCCTCGGGCTCGCGGTGCTGCTCGTGGTGTCCGAGCGCCAGCTGCGGATCCTCCTCGTCGCCGTGATCGCCGTGTTCCTGGTCGTCAACGTGCGGGGGATACGGCTGCGTCGGGCCGGTCCCGGGGTCGACCTCGGGGCCGGCGCGGTGAGCGGCGCGCTCAACACGGCGCTCGCGACGAACGGTCCACCTCTGGTGATGGCGTTGCACGTCCGCCACCTCGCCCCTCCGGTCTTCCGGGGCACCCTGAGCGCGGTGCTGGCGCTCCAGGGGGCCCTCACGGTCGCGCTCTTCGCCCTCACCGGCCGCTACGACCGTGACGTCGTGGTGCTGTTCCTCGCCTCCCTGCCCGGCCTGGCCCTCGGATTCGCCGTGGGCGTGCGCCACCGGCGACGCATCGCCCCCGATCGGTTCCGGGGCCTCGTTGTCGTGCTGCTGGCCGTCACCGGTGTGGTGGCGCTGGTCGGTCTCGTCGTCGGGTGA